The Saliniramus fredricksonii genome segment GATCAGATCCTGGTCTACCAGGTGCCGATCCCCGAGCCCCTGCGGTTTCTGGAGCCGCGCGAGACCGAGACGCGCAAGATGCACGCGCTCGCGGAATACGGGCTGATGCATGTGCGTCTCTACGAGGATATCGCCCGCCATGGCGAGATCGCCAAATCCTATGCCTATCCCGTCAGGGTCGAGGGCCGCTACGTGATGGATCCCTCGCCGATCCCGAAATTCGACAATCCCAAACTCGGCGATTGCCCCGCCCTGCAGCTCTTCGGCGCCGGGCGCGAGCAGCGCATCTATGCGCTGCCGCCCTATACGCGGGTCGAGAGCCTCGATTTCGAGGATTACCCCTTCAAGGCCTCGAAGCCCGACCAGCCCTGCGCGCTGTGTGGCGCGCGCGACAGTTATCTCGACGAGGTGATCACGGACGATGCCGGCACGCGCATGTTCGTCTGCTCGGATACCGATTATTGCCGGGAGCGCCGCGACGCAGGCCATCGCGGCCTGATGGCGGCGCCCTTCGAGGATGACGCCGATGCGGAGCTGCCGCAATGAGCACGCCGCTTCTCGAAACCGATGGCCTGACGAAAAGCTATGGCAGCCGCATCGGCTGCGCCGATGTGTCCTTCATGCTCTGGCCGGGTGAGGTGATGGGCATTGTCGGCGAGAGCGGCTCGGGAAAATCGACGCTGCTCTCCTGCCTCGCCGGTCATCTCGAAAGCGATGCCGGGCAGATCCGCTACCGCGATCGCGCCGGCGAGACGCATCTGCCGGCGACCATGTCGGAGGCCGGGCGGCGGCGGCTCGCGCGGGAGGAATGGGCTTATGTGCATCAGAATCCGCGCGACGGCCTGCGCATGGGCGTCAGCGCCGGCGGCAATGTCGGCGAGCCGCTGATGGCGCGCGGACAGCGCCATTACGGCGATATCCGCGAGGCCGCGCTCGACTGGCTGGAGCGGGTCGAGATCGCGCGTGACCGCATCGACGATCCACCGCGTGCATTCTCGGGCGGCATGCAGCAGCGCCTCCAGATCGCCCGCAGCCTCGTCAACAACCCGCGCCTCGTCTTCATGGACGAGCCGACCGGCGGGCTCGATGTCAGCGTGCAGGCACGGCTGCTCGATCTCTTGCGCGGGCTCGTGCGCGATCTCGGTCTTTCTGCCGTGATCGTGACCCACGATCTCGCCGTGGTGCGGCTTCTCGCCGACAGGCTCATGGTGATGCAGGGTGGATATGTGGTTGAGAGCGGGCTCACCGATCAGGTGCTCGACGATCCGCAGCACGCCTATACGCAATTGCTGGTCAGTTCGGTTCTGCAGGTCTAGGAATGCGCGATGATCAGCGTCGATGACGTCTCGAAGAGCTTCACCCTGCACAATCAGGGCGGCGCCTCGCTTTGCGTGATGCGCGGCGCAAAACTCTGCGTCGTGCCCGGCGAATGCGTCGCGCTGACCGGGCCCTCGGGGGCGGGCAAATCGACGCTGATGCGCATGGTCTACGGCAATTACCGCATCGAGGCGGGAACGATCCGCGTCGGCGCGGTGGCGCTCGAAACCGCCCGGCCGCGCGATATCCTCGCCCTGCGGCGTGAGACGCTCGGCCATGTCAGCCAGTTTCTGCGCGTGGTCCCGCGCGTGCCCACGCTCGATGTGGTCGCCGAACCCCTGCGGCGGCTCGGTGTCGATGCGGATACGGCCCACGCACGCGCCGGCGCATTGCTGGAACGCCTGCGCATTCCGCAGTCCCTGTGGCAACTCGCGCCCGCGACCTTCTCCGGCGGCGAGCAGCAACGTGTCAATATCGCACGCGGCTTCGTCCATCCCTGGCCCGCGCTTCTGCTCGACGAACCCACGGCGAGCCTCGATCCGGCCAATCGCGAAACCGTTCTGGAACTGATCATGGAGGCCAAGGCGCGCGGCGCGGCCATCCTCGGGATTTTCCACGATGCGGATGCACGGGCGCGGGTCTGCGACCGGCAGATCGATGTGGGGAAATTCACGCCGGCAAGATCCACGCCCGAAGGGCTCGGCCAATGACGGGGCGGATACGGGACGAAACGCCGCCGACCGGGCGCCTCGTCGCCGTGGTCGGCCCGTCCGGCGCCGGCAAGGATGCGCTGATCGACGCAGCCCTTAGCCAGCGGCCCGATCTGCGGCGCGTGCGCCGGGTCATCACCCGCCCGGCTGATGCAGGGGCTGAGGATCACGAGGCGGTGGACGAGGCCGAATTCGATCGCCGCCGCACGCGCGGCGAATTCGCGTTTCACTGGCAGGCCCACGGCCTCGCCTACGGCATCCCGCGCGCGGCGCTCGCTCCCCTGAACGAGGGTCGCACCCTGATCTTCAACGGCTCGCGCGCAGCGCTCGCAGCCGCGCAGGCGCATGATCCCTCGCTTGCGGTGGTGGTGATCACGGCTGACGATGAAACCCTCGCACGGCGCCTCGCGGCACGCGGTCGCGAGACACCGGACGGGATTGCGGCGCGGCTCGCACGCGGGCGCTTTCCCGCACCGGTCGGCGCGCATATCGTGGAAAACGATGCCGATCTCACAACGGGCGTGGCGCGCTTTCTTGCCGTTCTGGACGCCATCACCGACAACACCGCAAGCGCCGATAACAGCACGATCCGGAGATCCTCCGTGCAAGGAACCATTCACGAAACCATCCTCGGCAATGCCCGCCTGATCCTCCCCGGGGAGGTGATCACCGGCAGCATCGTCATCCGCGACGGCGTCATCGCGGCGATCGATCCCGGTCCGACCGCTGCTCCCGGCGCCATCGATTGTGAAGGCGATTGCGTCGCCCCAGGGCTGATCGAACTGCATACCGACAATCTCGAACGCCACATGACGCCGCGCCCGGGCGTCGACTGGCCGCATATGAACGCGATCATCGCCCATGATGCGGAGCTCGCGGGCGTGGGCAT includes the following:
- the phnK gene encoding phosphonate C-P lyase system protein PhnK; the protein is MSTPLLETDGLTKSYGSRIGCADVSFMLWPGEVMGIVGESGSGKSTLLSCLAGHLESDAGQIRYRDRAGETHLPATMSEAGRRRLAREEWAYVHQNPRDGLRMGVSAGGNVGEPLMARGQRHYGDIREAALDWLERVEIARDRIDDPPRAFSGGMQQRLQIARSLVNNPRLVFMDEPTGGLDVSVQARLLDLLRGLVRDLGLSAVIVTHDLAVVRLLADRLMVMQGGYVVESGLTDQVLDDPQHAYTQLLVSSVLQV
- a CDS encoding alpha-D-ribose 1-methylphosphonate 5-triphosphate diphosphatase is translated as MTGRIRDETPPTGRLVAVVGPSGAGKDALIDAALSQRPDLRRVRRVITRPADAGAEDHEAVDEAEFDRRRTRGEFAFHWQAHGLAYGIPRAALAPLNEGRTLIFNGSRAALAAAQAHDPSLAVVVITADDETLARRLAARGRETPDGIAARLARGRFPAPVGAHIVENDADLTTGVARFLAVLDAITDNTASADNSTIRRSSVQGTIHETILGNARLILPGEVITGSIVIRDGVIAAIDPGPTAAPGAIDCEGDCVAPGLIELHTDNLERHMTPRPGVDWPHMNAIIAHDAELAGVGITTVFDALRIGSEHKAPKVRAGYKPYARSMASEILAMVAKGALRISHYLHLRAEICSDTLIDEIAEFSPDDRVGIVSMMDHTPGQRQFADLDRLRTYMVGKHGIAPADFETYIAERQALGNRVRAAHEAAAVAGAQRLGAILASHDDTTTDHVTASAAHGAGLAEFPTTLEAARACHAHGIAVMMGGPNLIRGGSHSGNVSALEAAEAGLLDIISSDYIPASLLMGAIALARQSDDLPAGIATVTRNAARAAGLTDRGALEPGLRADIIRFREVNGTPVVRGTWVKGKRVA
- a CDS encoding alpha-D-ribose 1-methylphosphonate 5-phosphate C-P-lyase PhnJ; this translates as MSDYNFAYLDEQTKRMIRRALLKAVAIPGYQVPFASREMPMPYGWGTGGVQVTAACLVPEDTLKVIDQGADDTTNAVSIRAFFARVADVATTERTAEASLIQTRHRIPETPLREDQILVYQVPIPEPLRFLEPRETETRKMHALAEYGLMHVRLYEDIARHGEIAKSYAYPVRVEGRYVMDPSPIPKFDNPKLGDCPALQLFGAGREQRIYALPPYTRVESLDFEDYPFKASKPDQPCALCGARDSYLDEVITDDAGTRMFVCSDTDYCRERRDAGHRGLMAAPFEDDADAELPQ
- the phnL gene encoding phosphonate C-P lyase system protein PhnL, with the protein product MISVDDVSKSFTLHNQGGASLCVMRGAKLCVVPGECVALTGPSGAGKSTLMRMVYGNYRIEAGTIRVGAVALETARPRDILALRRETLGHVSQFLRVVPRVPTLDVVAEPLRRLGVDADTAHARAGALLERLRIPQSLWQLAPATFSGGEQQRVNIARGFVHPWPALLLDEPTASLDPANRETVLELIMEAKARGAAILGIFHDADARARVCDRQIDVGKFTPARSTPEGLGQ